TGATGACAGGGGCGTCAGTTCAGGCAATCACTGTTAAACCAATGGCCTTTCatttacagacacacacactcaacaagACGTTTGTTCGATGACCAATGAGAAAGAAcgtcattacacacacacacacacacacacacacacacacacacacacacacacacacacacacacacacacacacacacacacacacacacacacacacacacacacacactctctctctctctctctctctctctctctctctctctctctctctctctctctctctctctctctctctctctcctacaGCAGTCAATCACAGGTAACCGCACAGGACACGCCCACCTCTCGGCGACGCGCCTTCATCAGAGTGTGATGATGTTGCCAGCGGATCGGACGGTCGGGTAagagctcgtgtgtgtgtgtgtgtgtgtgtgtgtgtgtgtgtgtgtgtgtgtgtgtgtgtgtgtgtgtgtgtgtgtgtgtgtgtgtgtgtgtgtgtgtgtgtgtgtgtgtgtgtgtgtgtagtttaaAGTCTTCAGAGTGAATAACTCTCCTCTCTTGTGTTGTGTAGTTGTCCTGTAATATGGAGACCGTGGGATCgatcaacaacacacacaccactaAACAAAGTAAGATTAATCTTCAGCTCTCAGAGAAACTCTGCTAATGTTCGCTGGCGTGCTCTTTAAAACACTTCGGTAGCGCAGACCTttcattgtgtcattcttcaaacggtactttagaatgtgtgtgtgtttgtgtgtgtgtgtgttcagatgtgtgtgtgtgtgtttgtgtgtgttcagatgtgtgtgtgtgttcagatgtgtgcgtgtgtgttcagatgtgtTATGTGGAAAATGAGCAGGGCCACACGGAATCTGCGGAatggttttaaatgttttcaaaagatctaaaaatattgaaactgaaatcattacaaataaaatataaaatattcacTTCTTAACTTATTTAAGGTTTACAATACAAATGAATATATATGAGCAAAGCTTGATCTCTTATTGCAGGCTACAACCACTTACAGATGGAGGAAATACTGATTTATCAGTTGTAAACAAATcatcaaataaacaatgttcagatgagtgtgtgtgtgtgttcagatgagtgtgtgttcagatgagtgtgtgtgtgttcagatgagtgtgtgtgtgtgtgtgtgtgttcagatgagtgtgtgtgtgtgtgttcagatgagtgtgtgtgtgtgtgtgtgtgtgtgtgttcagatgagtgtgtgtgtgtgtgtgttcagatgagtgtgttgatgtgtgtgtgtgtgtgtgttcagatgagtgtgttgatgtgtgtgtgtgtgtgtgtgtgtgtgttcagatgagtgtgttgatgtgtgtgtgtgtgtgtgtgttcagatgagtgtgttgatgtgtgtgtgttcagatgagtgtgttgatgtgtgtgtgtgtgtgttcagatgagtgtgttgatgtgtgtgtgtgtgtgtgtgtgttcagatgagtgtgttgatgtgtgtgtgtgttcagatgagtgtgttaatgtgtgtctgtgttcagatgagtgtgttgatgtgtgtgtgttcagatgagtgtgttcagatgtgtgtgtgtgttcagatgagtgtgttgatatgtgtgtgtgtgttcagatgagtgttgatgtgtgtgtgttcagatgagtgtgttgatgtgtgtgtgttcagatgagtgtgttgatgtgtgtgtgttcagatgagtgtgttgatgtttgtgtgtgttcagatgagtgtgttgatgtgtgtgtgttcagatgagtgttcagatgagtgtgttgatgtgtgtgtgttcagatgagtgtgttgatgtttgtgtgtgttcagatgagtgtgttgatgtgtgtgtgtgttcagatgagtGTGCTCAGATGAGTgtattgatgtgtgtgtgtgttcagatgagtgtgttgatgtgtgtgtgtgttcagatgagtgtgttaatgtgtgtctgtgttcagatgagtgtgttgatgtgtgtgtgttcagatgagtgtgttgatgtgtgtgtgttcagatgagtgtgttgatgtgtgtgtgtgttcagatgagtgtgttgatgtgtgtgtgtgtgtgttcagatgagtgtgttgatgtgtgtgtgtgtgtgttcagatgagtgtgttgatgtgtgtgtgtgtgtgtgtgttcagatgagtgtgttgatgtgtgtgtgtgtgtgttcagatgagtgtgttgatgtgtgtctgtgttcagatgagtgtgttgatgtgtgtgtgtgtgttcagatgagtgtgttgatatgtgtgtgtgtgtgttcagatgagtgttgatgtgtgtgtgttcagatgagtgttgatgtgtgtgtgttcagatgagtgtgttgtgtgtgtgttcagatgagtgtgttgatgtgtgtgtgttcagatgagtgtgttgatgtttgtgtgtgttcagatgagtgtgttgatgtgtgtgtgtgttcagatgagtatgttgatgtgtgtgtgttcagatgagtgtgttgatgtgtgtgtgttcagatgagtgtgttgatgtttgtgtgtgttcagatgagtatgttgatgtgtgtgtgttcagatgagtgtgttgatgtgtgtgtgttcagatgagtgtgttgatgtgtgtgtgttcagatgagtgtgttgatgtttgtgtgtgttcagatgagtatgttgatgtgtgtgtgttcagatgagtgttcagatgagtgtgttgatgtgtgtgtgttcagatgagtgtgttgatgtttgtgtgtgttcagatgagtgtgttgatgtgtgtgtgtgtgtgtgttcagatgagtGTGCTCAGATGAGTGTattgatgtttgtgtgtgttcagatgagtgtgttgatgtgtgtgtgtgttcagatgagtgtattgatgtgtgtgtgtgtgtgtgtgttcagatgagcgtgttgatgtgtgtgtgtgtgtgttcagatgagtgtgttgatgtgtgtgtgtgttcagatgagtgtgttgatgtgtgtgtgtgtgtgtgtgtgttcagatgagtgtgttgatgtgtgtgtgtgtgtgttcagatgagtgtgttgatgtgtgtgtgtgtgttcagatgagtgtgttgatgtgtgttgtgtgttcagatgagtgtgttgatgtgtgtgtgtgtgtgtgtgttcagatgagtgtgttgatgtttgtgtgtgttcagatgagtgtgttgatgtgtgtgtgtgtgtgtgttcagatgagtGTGCTCAGATGAGTgtattgatgtgtgtgtgtgttcagatgagtgtgttgatgtgtgtgtgtgttcagatgagtgtattgatgtgtgagtgtgtgtgtgtgttcagatgagcgtgttgatgtgtgtgtgtgtgttcagatgagtgtgttgatgtgtgtgtgtgtgttcagatgagtgtgttgatgtgtgtgtgtgtgttcagatgtgtTCTGGAGGCTGGAGGCGGGGTCCGGCGTCTGACAGTGCGTTCCATCATCCCGTGAGGTTTGACCTGCAGCTCTTCGCTCATGTTTATTActctctcagtgtgtgtgtgtatgtgtgtctgacgggtggtgtgtgtgtgtctaatggacggtgtgtgtgtgtgtgtgtgtgtgtgtgtgtcctcaggctGTTCCTGCCCAGATCCCGGATGCAGGAGTTTCTGTCTCCGCTCGGCCGGACGGTTCTCGACGGCTTCCCCGCTCAGGCCACGCTGAGCTTCTACAACGATGAAGAGTCGGAGGAAGAGGAcgactacacacacacatgagctcagcgcggagagagtgtgtgtgtgtgtgagtgagagtgtgtgaggtgTTACAGGAGCCGGACCACTACACACACAAGctcagtggtgtgtgtgtgtgcgcgtgcgagaagtttttgtttaaaacaggcaaaatgatctgccaatggggtgagaaaaataatctcatcttgtttgaaatcttgtttctcgtttccgtcccaaacagaaatcagattatttctctcaccccattggcagatcattttgcctgttttaaacaaaaactctcttcatttagattttattttcaacaaaacaagaaaatatgtgttgttttactgatctagtaactGCATCTTGAGTTAGGAGTGTAGCCTCCGGTGTTTGGACTGAAGAGCATTATCAGTGCGGTGTATCTCTCCGTCCTCATtattgtcgtgtgtgtgtgtgtgtgtgtgtgtgtgtgtgtgaaatgatCTGTATTATAAAGTGTCCTGAAGTCTGAACACAATAAAAACATCCGTTGCTCTGTTTGCGTTTGTATCCtccatttattaaataatcacAACAATGtataaactttaaaaacagGCCAAGGAACattgatgaagatgatgatgatgatgatgatgaagatgatgatgaagcTCTAATGAGAGTCTTTGTTTCCAGCACTAGCCGTTCTGACTCCTCAGGGTTAGGGGGTTTTGCTCTTCTGAGTTTCTCTCTAGATCGCTCCACGGCAGAAACGAGAAGCGTCCATAATAATCAACGCAGGAAGTTTTTCGGACCCGCCGTGTGGGGTCACGGGGTCAGAGGTTAACGGCTGACTGGCCATCTGACACCTGTGTGTTTACTCTTGAGGGTCATCAGGTGAAGAGATGATCGGAGTCTGAGGTCACGAGGTCACAGAGGTCACGGTCTGACCCCAGCAGTGAGAAAGATGACGGTGATGTTTGATGAGTTATTTTAGCTTTAATGTCCACGCGTCCGTCAGGGGTCAAAGGGTCATGGCGGCCCGCTCTGGTTCACCTGGAGGTCAGATCTCAGGCCTGTCACCTGGCTGATGGATCTGACCATCTGAGCCctgagcgcacacacacacacactctctctctctctctctctctcacagctCCTGCTGATCCAGGTAAAACATGCGGTTTATTTCGCTGATGGGAACGTCTCGGAGTCTGGGGATCACTCCATCTTCATCCTCATCCATGCGCTGACCCTTGGCGAATcggtctacacacacacacaca
The window above is part of the Pseudorasbora parva isolate DD20220531a chromosome 23, ASM2467924v1, whole genome shotgun sequence genome. Proteins encoded here:
- the ripply3 gene encoding protein ripply3; protein product: MMLPADRTVGCPVIWRPWDRSTTHTPLNKMCSGGWRRGPASDSAFHHPVRLFLPRSRMQEFLSPLGRTVLDGFPAQATLSFYNDEESEEEDDYTHT